A stretch of Heterodontus francisci isolate sHetFra1 chromosome 44, sHetFra1.hap1, whole genome shotgun sequence DNA encodes these proteins:
- the LOC137355912 gene encoding RDS/peripherin-like protein xRDS35 has translation MVLFKVKFTFQKRVQLAQSLWMLCWFSVLAGALTFALGIYLKCELKRRSEVMDNTDIHLVPNTLILVGLLSTLINFSGVKICNDSLDLAKFPRWKGYVEPYLIFSFLFTFLMLFASLLSYFMRGNLDASLKIGLKNGIRFYKDTDTPGRCYQKRTIDHIQMEFQCCGNNNYRDWFEVQWISNRYLDFNNREVRDRIKSNVDGRYLIDGVPFSCCNPNSPRPCIQHQINNNSAHFNYEVQTEELNLWMTGCREALLSYYTGMMATIGTSVLLCYITQLGVLTGLRYLSIATEAVVEQENPECDSEGYLLEKGPMETVYASAKALKAKFTFNQVQTEPTVTEATTEGNKTDK, from the exons CAGTCCTTGCTGGTGCCCTCACTTTCGCATTGGGAATCTACCTCAAGTGCGAACTCAAGAGACGGAGTGAGGTGATGGATAACACTGACATCCACCTTGTTCCCAACACCCTTATCTTGGTGGGGCTCCTGTCCACCCTCATCAATTTCAGCGGGGTCAAGATATGCAACGACTCGCTGGATCTGGCCAAATTCCCCCGATGGAAGGGTTACGTGGAGCCCTACCTGATCTTTTCCTTCCTCTTCACCTTCCTCATGCTGTTTGCCTCACTCTTGAGCTACTTCATGAGGGGCAACCTTGACGCTTCACTGAAGATTGGGCTAAAGAACGGAATCCGCTTTTACAAGGACACAGACACCCCGGGCAGATGCTATCAGAAGAGGACCATAGACCACATCCAGATGGAGTTCCAGTGCTGTGGGAACAACAACTACAGGGACTGGTTTGAGGTGCAGTGGATCAGTAACCGATACCTGGACTTCAACAACAGGGAAGTGAGAGA TCGCATTAAGAGCAACGTGGATGGCAGGTACCTGATAGATGGTGTCCCCTTTAGTTGCTGCAACCCCAACTCCCCTCGGCCCTGCATCCAGCATCAAATCAACAACAACTCCGCACACTTCAACTATGAAGTCCAGACTGAGGAGCTGAACCTGTGGATGACAGGATGTCGAGAGGCTCTTCTCAGCTACTACACAGGCATGATGGCGACCATTGGAACAAGCGTGCTGCTCTGCTACATCACGCAG CTCGGTGTGTTGACTGGACTGCGCTACCTCAGCATAGCGACAGAGGCCGTTGTGGAGCAGGAGAATCCTGAATGTGACTCTGAGGGGTACCTGCTGGAGAAGGGGCCGATGGAGACAGTGTACGCCAGTGCCAAGGCATTGAAGGCCAAGTTCACCTTTAACCAGGTGCAGACGGAGCCAACAGTAACCGAAGCAACAACAGAGGGGAATAAAACGGATAAATAG